Within Odontesthes bonariensis isolate fOdoBon6 chromosome 16, fOdoBon6.hap1, whole genome shotgun sequence, the genomic segment ACATGTAGTGTTGCAGTCAACAGGGAATAAAACAACGATATAACAGAGAGTGGAGTCTTGATTCTTTTTAAAGATAAACAACGATATTTTTCCACAAAATTCCAAAAACATCTCATTGGACCCCACTGTAATCATTACTGTAAATATCTCACATCATGTCATGCAAGACATCAGTAATCCCACACAAAAAGAAACTGGCCTCATAATGCTTGAGGACTGAACTTAAACTCCACACCTTTGCCTTTTTTTGTGAGTGAGTATGCAAATCATCCCTGCTTAATTTCCATAGCTCTTCTTGGTGCAGCTGTTTACACTCGACTACGTTCAAGCACCAAACTCGGTGGCTCGATTACAACCATTTTCACACGTGAAAACCAGACATGTTCTGGGGAACAGTTCTCGCCTTGCTTGCCGATGGGATTTATTTTTAGGTTTGTCGCATATGAAGCCCAGGCTGTGTCGATGAGGGTTTAAGCAACACTGTCATTTCCACTCTGCAGTTGTAAGACAGAAATGCTGAGCCATGGTGTTAAGTGCTTATCTTTTTCATTATCTGTCTTTTATTATGTTCAACACTTTCTATGGATATGTTGGCACGATCAAAGTCCAGTGTGTAAGACATAATGACATCTTGCGGCAtaaaatgcagactgaaactgACCTAATGTCCCCTACCTGCTCATCCACTTACAGAAATAGAGAACTAGAATGGTAGGAAAATACAGACTTTAATCAGTTTTTACCCATGCACATGGCAAACAAAGAAACCAGGGCGAACTGTAGTATTTTTGGATATATATTGCTTGTTATTGTTATATTAAAATAGGAATAGTGCATTTCTGTCACTATGCGGCCCTAAATATTACTCACTTTAAAActtttgacatttaaaaaaagaaacaaaataatgaAGAATGCAACGTACCGTTATTGCCGTTCTCATCTTCCGCAGCAAAATCTATGCTGTTCTCCAGCAACACAGAACAAATGGTGGCCAGGTCCTGCTGGGCAGCCAAATGTAGCGCCGTCTGTCTGTGTTTGGTCAGCTCATTTACTTTGGCTCCAGCCAGCAACTGGAAGCGGAATAATGCAgaagaaaaacattcaaattgAACCAGCCTTTGAGTAATGGCAATGCAGAAGTGTTGAGAAAATGATAGGTTTCTACCAGGTTGCGGACAATAATCTCAgaaccagcctgcacagccaggtGGAGAGGGGTGAGTTTGGCTGCATCCTGAACCCTGGAGTTGACATTAGCTTGAACACTGATGAGGAACAGGACACTTTCAATGTCTGAGTTTTGAACAGCCACATGGAGGAAATTCCGCCCTTTGTTGTCCACCTAAATAGAAACAAAAATCTGAGTCAGAAGACGTCGACACTGAGAACTCTTAAATCTTTGATGAGCACTGTGCATTTATTGCAGTACTACCTGTTCAGCAGCCCCTGGCTCCCTCTTGAGGATAGCTTCTGCTGCCttattgtttttgtgtgtcaTGGCACATGCAAATGGAGTCATTCCTTGGCGGTCGCGAATGTTGAGTCGAATGTCTGGATGGGAAATGAGGAGCTGTATAATGATGTTGTGCCCGTTGCTAATGGCAGCATGGATCGGAGCTCTGCCCTCTGCATCCTGacatcaaaaacaacaaattcagATTAAAAGATGACCTATGTGAAAACGCCATACTTACTAACAGAATGCTTCattaacaaaaacagaaatatcaGACCACTCGATTGGACTAACCTGTGCATTAACATTCGCTCCAAACTCTAGAAGGCActgcaccacctcctccagTCCCCAACTGCTTGCCAGATGGAGGGGTGTTTGTCCGTCTCGGGcttcttcatctccttccccaTTAGGGCCAGGCCGCCTGGAGCTATTTACATCACAACCACTGTACACAGGTAAAGCAGACAGTTATGACAGATAGCCATGTCCATTTTACCACTTTAAGTTTTACAAAAGGTGTGGTAATCCAAGTCAAAATCAGGAACCTAAAAATGGCcatgagactttttttgttATGGGCATATTATGTTTACTATGACATCATTTTCATTGTTAAACATGAAAACTGGAATCAGAAAACAAAGATTAGCTTGTTTGAATACAAAAGATTAATAGTTTATGTAAATATGTGGACCCGTGTAAGGTGAATTGGCAGACCTGCGGATGAGGAAGCAAGCAGTGACTTCATTATTTTCATCCACAGCTCTATGCAGGAGAGTCTGCAGGCAGCCAGAGGGCCCTGTGCTCCAACAAGTCGCATCACAGCCATGCCGGACCTAAGcaggaacaaaacagaaaaataaacagtcaaaatgcaaaaaaatagcAGATTTTCCAAACCTGAAATCTTTAGAAACATACATACTAAGGCTGCTTTgaccaaaagttttttttttgtttttttaaaatccctTTTATGATTCTGATATTTTGGATTAGAGATGGAAGAGTCATGTGATTAGCTGCTCCTCTAGAACCAATACAATTATCTTACTAACTTTATCAAATAACTTTTGAAGAAGAATTGGAATTTAATGATATCGATAAATTCATTCCCATTCACATCTTTTGCCCATCTGTGCCTCTTCTCCAGTTTTACGATTGCAAATAAGCTTGTTCCACAACCCACAGAGGATGTAGCTCTCTCAAGTCTTTAGAGTCTTGGGTCTTAAGAGAGCAGTGTATGGGGCATACTGCAAAATTCCTCTGTGCTAGTTGTTAAATAACAATTTAGAAAATGTTAATATCCCACGAGTTCCTCATACAGTTTGCATTTGTCTTACCAGCGTAGATGCAATATCTTCTAGGCCATTCTCAAGGGCCAGCCACAATGGAGGGTCCCCTTTGTCATCAATCACAGACATATCAGCCCCTCTTGTACAAATAGCATCCACCACCAGTGGCAGCTGGTTACTGATGGCCAGCTGTAGTGCTgtttgtccctcttgcgttctggtagtagaaaaaaaaaaaatacaacctaAATAATACAGAACTGTATAGGAATCTAGAAAGATCAATTTCTTACACTCTCCTGTTGTTCATAAACTTTAACTGTGACTGATGTACACTGAAGCTGTACATGTGCCACACTTAAGGCCAATTTATACTTTTTGATGCTGACGGTTGCAGAGGCTCTGCAACCGTCAGATCTGCTCTGTGCGCGACCACGCCCCCCCGCGCAGAGGCTCTGCAACCGTCGTCGcgcacctcaaaaaaatcctgacaaCGCGTCAGACGGTTGCAGagaccaacggaagtgcgcagacaaaagcggctgtgattggtcctcggtgtgcttttccggttgtctgtgtggcttcctccttcgcattttcgccaactccaataaaagaagctgttcttcttcaatgtcgagcaactccagatccatatcttgcatacactttttttttttgaaagataaacacttctgccggcgccgccgaaattctcgtcaccgcccaccgaaattctcgcgagttgcactgctgtgcgtccccagaccgaggttgcagaaccataacatgaaaagtggttcgcgaccagagcaaagcaacacgtcaagacgatagacgcagaagtataatccgccctttagaaaacaaataattatCCTATGCAGTTTCCATGAGGCTCTCCTCCCTAAAATTCTCTGAATGGTCGAGTTGCCTGTGAGATGTACTTCACTTATACGCTGCATCTACAACAAACAGCTGAATGAAGGAATCTGTGACAAGCAAGCATTATAGAAGgaggaagggaaaaaaataaaaaataaaaaaataaaaaataaaaaaataaaaaaatcaataaaacaacattAATATAACTacaaaagtaataataataataataatatgtttCTGGAAAACGGAggaagtggggaaaaaaactaatttgaGACAACTGTCAGAGCCATTAAGaagccttttttaaaaaaaaagacttttaaagCTTAAAGGAATTTCTTAAAACATACACGTATGTATGTAGATACTTAAATGCATTACAGTTTGAATATTTTCTTGCCATTACCTGACATTGATGTCTGCCTGATGTTCTAGAAGAAAGAGGGCACTCTTGCTGTCCTGTCTTTGGATGGCCATGTGAAGCAGAGTTTGTCCATTGGACATAGTGTCATTGATAGATGCGCCTGAGCCCAACAGCTGAGCTGCTATGGTGTGCATACCTGAAATGGATTAAAACCATATATAAACAACTATCATTTATACCAAATACCTTTTTGTTAATCCAGAGACGCTTGCGTTACAATCTTATGTCTTTGTGAATTGCTGTCTACCTGTCCAGAGGGCCAGGCCCAGGACTGTCTGGTCCATGGAGTCTTTGAGACTGAAGTCTGGAATAATCTGCAAGTTGTTGGTAGCATGAAGTGCGTTGGCTGCAAACCACCAGGAAGGAAATAAGAGGATCATTTTCAGTACATTTaggtacaaaaaaataaattaaaatctgCACAGTGAGGTAAAGTAGAGATCATTTAACACAAGTGTCATGTTAGCAGTTTAATTAGACTTCCAATATATATGCGGACCTTTTTGCTCCAGGATGACAGACACCACATCTGGGTGATTGTGAGCAATGGCCATGTGGAGGGGAGTTTGCATAGCCACCCCAGTGGTGTCATCAGGCAGTCCCTTCTGGGTCTGCATGTTGGGGTTGGCCCCTTGTTGGAGCAGCTCAGCTGTCAGGTTGGCCAGGCCACAGCGACCTGCTGTATGAAGAGGGCTCTCACCCTGTCGGCAGGTAAAGGGATGCAGAAGTACTTTAGCAACGCAGACATATTTAATCAACCTGTTATGGCTAAAATGCATATTATtcagttactttttaaaaaacatcttCCCATGTAGAAGTTCAGACCGCATATTAATGAACTGGTACGCATTACATTAAAAAGTACGCATTAAAAgagcttaaaaaataaataaataaatagcaaaATTAAGAGAACTTTAAATagtattttcttcttttatctATTTAGATTATTTGTTTGGTACCAAATGCATCAACTTGGGAGTATTATAAAAGTCAATTATGATgttttaatatttcacaggGAGGCATATTCTGACTCATGGGAAATGTTAAAGCATCATTTTTGCCCTGGAGATTCTGTAATAAAGGCCATAATTGAAACACGAGGAAACAAATACCATCTGCATCTTGCAATCTAAAACTTAGCACTGTTTTTTGATATCATATGTATTATATGTATCCAATGGTCATACGCACCCATTGGTTAACATGGTTAACCTTTGCCCCATGCGTGGCTAAGAAAAGAGCAGCTGCCTCTCTGCCTGCCCGAGCTGCTCTTTGCATGAGGCAGTTTCCTGTAAGGTGTACGAAGAAGAAAGATGAAGATATAAATGTTTATAAGATAAAATCACCACTCCTTTTTGACATATCAATAAAGAAAGGCTCCTTAAAAAGCACCTGTAGTAGTGTCAGGTGCATCGGGGTTGCTTCCTCTCTTGATAAGCAGGGCTGCAAAACCATTCTCATCAAACGAAGTGCCATTCACTACCGGTGCATCATCCTCAAACGGATTTACTGAGGGGTCTGAGGACATGGTGATATACTGAAGTGCTAGCCACAGAGCTGTGCTGCCCTCGTGGTCCTTGAGTTCCAGATCAAGCCTAACAAGATGGACAGATTGTTCCAGGTTACATGCAGGACTATTAAATGATGTTAATACATGACCAGTGTCACATGATTTCCAAAATCATCGGTCTTTCAAACAGTCATATTCTATTCAATAAGCTGGTGAAAGTGATCTTATGATTTCAATCAATTGAACACCATGCGCACTGCTACAATGTATGGCGAAAACTAAATTACTGATTCCATTTAAAGCTAGAAAGTAGCTCACTGTTTGCACTGTAGTAGCTGGTTGAAAACTGCGTCATTCCCTGATGCCACAGCTTCATGCAACGGAGTTCTAAAAACGACAAAAGACAAAACTGAAACATCATCATACTTTGCACAGTAGTTAACCATCTCTGCAATCCAATAAAGTACATAAACCAGCAGTCATGTGACTTACCTGCCCTTACTGTTTTGCATGTTAGGATTGGCTCCAGCTTTGAGCAGAGCCTCAGCGATCCGTGCCATGCCGCTCATCACCTCCACAGAGTGTTTTTTGGGGCTGAAAGAACAGACTAAGTGAAGTGGGGTTTCCACCGCCCCCACTGTGGCTGCATTCACCTGAGCGGAGTGGCGAATGAGGAAGATGGCAGCAAATTCATCACCTAGAGGAGAGAAGAAACAATAAGTGTCATGAATAAAGACTTTCTTCAGTAACAAAGTCTATATGAGGCAAAGCTTTGAAAACCTGTCGAGCAATACAATAGGTATATTTTTCAGTTATCACCTCAATGTATAacgaagaatttttttttagaaaaaataaacacaaatgagagaaaaaaacaattacTCCCCCTCACCTCTTTGGATGGCCTTGTGTAGGAGGCTCCAGCCACTCTGGTCCACCTTGTCCACATCAGCCTTGGAGTTAACCAGAGTAGTGGCGATACTTTCCAATTTACGGGAGAGCGCCAGGTCTAGTGCCAGGTCACCATTGTTGTCCAATTCGTTTAGCTTGCCGGGTAACTGACAAGAGATGGTAAAAACTTGCTTTTAGCAGAGAGGGGCACctttattttacaatactgtAACATGAAAAACCCACAAACTGACCTGCGAGTCCATCTCAATGAGATACAAGAACACCACATCCTCACGCTCAACTTTAATGGCTTTATGGAGAGGATACTCCGTTTTAGATTTGATCATGTTGTACAGAAGTTGGGCACTCATGGTGCTGAAATCCTCTTTCCTGAGATCATCCTGAGAGAAAACAGACAAAGAGGAACATATTAAGGGTCCATGTAGAAAAACAGGGCTCTTACAACCTTCACAAATTCAAGCACTCAAGATTTTGTAGCACCTCACCACGGTGATACTGAAAATTTtaacggagaccctcccggagacgctctccgtagcttgcgtgcgtcggccaaaatttctatctatccgtcgaggcgacggagaccgcaagggttgtgattggtcggctaatttTACAACatcggaatcacttttccggttagtTAGTACcctcctctcacaacaacaacaccgccacaCTCTCGTTCCCTTCTccatttttttaacaaaattatTTGTAATTCATTTTCAACAAGCTttaactccaacaacagtctttctctctcggtcgccatcgttcactgtgaagagtggaacggagccgaaaggtaaacaatcaatcaacaacTTTCATGATAGACGTTGCAAGATTGGGTCtttagcgacgcctactgatcgggaggtgaattgccttgcgtatccgacaggccgacggagaacttcgaaaggacggactaAGGAGACGCATTGGCGGAttgcgacggagaagcatactgaggccttaaaagtctaaatgaacaGTTTCAGCTGACCCaagttatatataaaaaaaaacaaaaaaaacagccaccTTGAACCTTTGTAGACAGCATTAGGTAACCAATGGGTACTCTGTGAAGATCAAACTATCAGTAACTTGAGATCATGCAAGTGACCTTTATCTACTTAAGCAATCAATGCAGAGGATGGCAGACATGCAATGCCTGTTGCTTCTCCATTGGCTGTATTTACCCTGCCGGTCGCTGACACGGATGTGGCTGTGTTGATTGGGACAAAACGGCTGGACTCGATAATTATTCAGATAGCGATTTATCACTATGTAACTCGTTAGCGGTGCAATTAAAGTTTTCAAGCACTGTCACCAAAATTCAAGCACTTTTCCAACTTTGAAAAACAGCAGATCTAAATGTAAGCCTTTTTAAgcttttcaaatgtaaaaatgatgggtttttttgtttgtttatttttttaaaacattttaaacatctgtccaaaattaaataaaattaataataatgaaaataaattgttgCAATGAAAAGTCACAAATTCCACTGATAAACTGTTGGGATGGTGTGccttggagagaaaaaaaaaagtcgtaaTAATATAATCTCACAATAAGCCAAACTACTATTGTTGCTCTGTCTCATGTGTGCGTGCACAAACATGTCTTAAGGTACCCACCCAGTGGCTGGCTATGATCTCTCCACAGTAGTTCATTAGTGTGGTGGCATTCAGCTCTTCAGCTGTCTGGTAGAAGCGAATGCAGTTCCTGACATTCACCGATGACATGACGCCCTTTTCACACCTGTTCCGGCAGAGGGGCAGACATGTTTTCAGGAACAGAATCGGGCTAACAGGATGAAGAAATAAAGGCCGCACTTAAAGAGCCAAAACAGATAGCACCTATAAACAATAATCTAAGACATAAGCTGAAACTCAATTTATGGGACGTGTTCCAACCTCTCTCTGAGCAGTTGAAGCTGGAAGCGGTTGGCGAGCTTCATCAACTCAATAAGAAAGGCGTCATTCTCACTAAGTTCCAACTCATCTGTGTAGGCCCAGCGAAGCATTGCCATGGCAACCTCAGGTTTGCAATCTGAGAACGAGTGAAATCATAAAGCCAAATTCCACAAAgttattcagaaaaaaaataccaaaacaTTGAGGTACTTTCTTCTGTCATTAGCTCAcatttgcatgaaaaaaaaagaagaaaagaaatgaagCAACCTTGAGAGTCAAAGCTCCCCTGAGCGAAACTGTATGTGTCATTGAACTTTGACATCCCAAAATAAATATTGTGTCATCATTTATTAACCAAGAAGTGCACTGACTGACAGAGGGGACTGTCAGTCAGTGCACTTAATTAACACATAATTAACACATTCAGTTCATTCCAAAGCCTCATTGCTTCTATTTAAGCTCCCTTTGTCTTATGATTGATTATATTTAAGCAGTGGTGAGATACAGTTTCAGGAGTCTGCACATGGTGTCTACTGGATTCTCTAAGGAGTTCCCATGTCTGACTTGCTATATGGCTCATCTAGTCCGCACAGACCGATGTggcttatttacagtgtaattgCAAACACTGCCCAGCACAGCGGTCGCAGTGCTGCTGGAGTGAAATGCACCACATCCGGAGGAATTCAGGGGTTAGGCTGAAGCTTAAGCACACCAGTGTTGCTCACCGGTTAGGTCCAGTTCAGAGGTGGAGGCCATGTTAGCCAGACTCCAGGCATCACTGCGGGCAGCCAGCACAAACTTGTGGGCACAAAACTGGTCCCCTGCGACCTTCACTTTCAGATCACTGAAAAACCAACACAATCATCTCTTAGAAAAACAGTGGAGAATGAAAATAGTCTAGCCCGAATGTAATGTTGAACCAAAATTAACAATATGAAATTCAACAATATGCTCAAGCATGAATTTGCTGCTCACAGCACTCAACAAaaccagagttcaaactgggaTTAGAAAAAGTCATCAAGTACAACAATGATGCAGTCCAGCCAGACTGTGTCAAAAAAGAGCAAATGCATAACTTTCTAAAAGCATGGGAAGAAAAGGTTGGACTGAGAACCTTTTAAACAAAATTCATTCCAACCATGATCCTCACCTGTACTGTTCCTGCTGATAGAAGTTGGACACAATGTCCAGCAGACGGCTAATGAAGGTTTCTGCTGTTGCGGGGCTGGAGGAGCCCTGGCCAGGAGTTTGAGCAGCAAGCATAGCATAGCGTCTCTCTGTGTCGGCCAGCTTCTGCTGCATCTTCACATACTCCTGCCTCAACAGGGCCAGGTGCTTCTGCAGCTTGGCCACCTCCTCTGTCCCACATCAAGGTAAAGGAGGCAGAAATTCAGCAAGACAAGGAGCACAGAAAGTAGGTTAGAAATACCCATTTGGGAACACCAGTCAGAACAAGGCAAATGTatccccaaaaagaaaagacaactgTCAAAAATATATTAGAGCTTTCATTTGGATTCattgtttaaattattttgttttccaagaTGTGGTTTCACAAAAACATCACTGCTATTTAAAGATAACATAGTTTATGATAATAAGACTGGACAGAAGAATTTCACATTGGCATTTTGCTGGACTTCCACTTTAGTGGTGGTTTTGAGACTTAAGTAATGGTTATTTTTTATTAGTAGCCTTGAACTTTTTCCTATGAAGCCAAGTTACACAGAGTTTGCAGCGTCTCAGCAAACCCTGGACAACGACCACTTTGGCTATAgcaaaatgtaatttatttggccacAGCCTTATCCGATCCTCCAAATTAAATCCACTTTCCACAAATCCTTATGTCACAACACTGATTCCTGTCTTGGCCAACAGTCCACAGAGTTTCATTCAGGCCATTTCCTTCCTTTAAGTCAGTAAAATTTTTAGTGAACCAAGAATGCTGAGGCAGCATGTTACTGTCAACTCTATCGTAAACTGTCACTGACAGAGTTGCTggtcatgagaaaaaaaagggggtgtttCTGAAACCCACATGATCAGCTCGACACAGGAAGGGTGGCTGTGGCAGCAGCTTAGGACCATCTGATCGGCCAGTGGGCAAACTCATAATGTATTAAATCAGTCCAGATGCCATGAGCAATCCATCTGGCTAAAGCATTTAAAGAAGTTCATTCTAATACAATACACTATAAAAACTAAAGATTTACTAGCTTGCATCAAATATTTGCTGTTTAGTCAGGACTTGTGACCATGATCTCTTGCAGTATTGTTGTGCAATAACCCCACACTAAATGTTGGTTTGCCACCAACATTGGAATACAGGCTTTGCAAGGGATGATATGAATCGATCATTTATCTTCTTCATTTAGCTCTAAGTCATGAAGGGGAATGACCTAATGATcatttaactttaaaaaaacgaTGTACAGGGCTGCTGAGCAGCTTTAACACCACAGACTGGAGTGTTTGTTCCCTGGATTCAGGTTGGTAAGTAGATTTCCCTTAAGGAGTCCAGGCTTAATATAGGTGTTGCCCTCAAACATGGCACTTCTGCCAGGTGGTGCAGAGGATACCTGACAGGGAGTGACACTTACACCTACATTTTCCTGACAAGTTCTCTGCCTTGAACAAAACTAATGACAAGTCGTGTAGGTAAAATAAGCCTTTCCACCGACACAACAAAAGATAGACCGTTAAAGCTTTAACTGTTGCTTAACTTTAGCTAAATTTGAAATCGTTAGACAGTTTGATATCAAGTATGACGTTGACATTTAGCCAAAAATTAATACCAACATTATATGATAAATATATGACTTAACATGTGGGTTTAATTGCGTAACAATCAAGCAATTTTGCTAAGGAAATATTTGTTTTTCCGCAGTGTTAACTCATGGCAATAAAATTCAGCTAGCGACATCATCGAGAGCTAG encodes:
- the ankfy1 gene encoding rabankyrin-5, which gives rise to MAEEEVAKLQKHLALLRQEYVKMQQKLADTERRYAMLAAQTPGQGSSSPATAETFISRLLDIVSNFYQQEQYSDLKVKVAGDQFCAHKFVLAARSDAWSLANMASTSELDLTDCKPEVAMAMLRWAYTDELELSENDAFLIELMKLANRFQLQLLRERCEKGVMSSVNVRNCIRFYQTAEELNATTLMNYCGEIIASHWDDLRKEDFSTMSAQLLYNMIKSKTEYPLHKAIKVEREDVVFLYLIEMDSQLPGKLNELDNNGDLALDLALSRKLESIATTLVNSKADVDKVDQSGWSLLHKAIQRGDEFAAIFLIRHSAQVNAATVGAVETPLHLVCSFSPKKHSVEVMSGMARIAEALLKAGANPNMQNSKGRTPLHEAVASGNDAVFNQLLQCKQLDLELKDHEGSTALWLALQYITMSSDPSVNPFEDDAPVVNGTSFDENGFAALLIKRGSNPDAPDTTTGNCLMQRAARAGREAAALFLATHGAKVNHVNQWGESPLHTAGRCGLANLTAELLQQGANPNMQTQKGLPDDTTGVAMQTPLHMAIAHNHPDVVSVILEQKANALHATNNLQIIPDFSLKDSMDQTVLGLALWTGMHTIAAQLLGSGASINDTMSNGQTLLHMAIQRQDSKSALFLLEHQADINVRTQEGQTALQLAISNQLPLVVDAICTRGADMSVIDDKGDPPLWLALENGLEDIASTLVRHGCDATCWSTGPSGCLQTLLHRAVDENNEVTACFLIRSGCDVNSSRRPGPNGEGDEEARDGQTPLHLASSWGLEEVVQCLLEFGANVNAQDAEGRAPIHAAISNGHNIIIQLLISHPDIRLNIRDRQGMTPFACAMTHKNNKAAEAILKREPGAAEQVDNKGRNFLHVAVQNSDIESVLFLISVQANVNSRVQDAAKLTPLHLAVQAGSEIIVRNLLLAGAKVNELTKHRQTALHLAAQQDLATICSVLLENSIDFAAEDENGNNALHLAVMQGRLNNVRALLTESNIDAEAFNLRGQSPMHVLGHYGKENAAAIFELFLECMPEYPLDKPDNEGNTVLLLAYMKGNANLCRAIVRAGARLGVTNNQGINIFNYQVATKQLLFRLLDMLSKEPPWCDGSNCYECVAKFGVTTRKHHCRHCGRLLCHKCSIKEIPIIKFDLNKPVRVCDICFDVLTLGGVS